GTGCACGAGGGCTACGGGAAGGAGGTGCTGGACATCTTCATGAGGGAACTCAGCGAAGAGCAGCGCAAGGGCGTGGAGCTTGTGACTTGTGATGGCGCCAAGTGGATAAGGTCAAGCATCGAGGAGTTCCTGCCCAATGCCGAGCGGTGCGTGGACAGCTTCCATGTCGTACAGTGGGCGACGGATGCCCTGGACAAGGTCCGTGTGGAAGCCTGGAGGGAGGCCCGCAAGGAACGCTGCAATCCGAAACGGGGCCGAGGCAGGCCCACGAAGGATAGCGTCCCGAAGGACCGCACCGCGGAGGGGATAAAGAACTCCAGGTATGCTCTGGGCAAGGCTCCGGAGAACCTAAACGAAAGCCAGCAGAGAAAAATAGAGCTCATAGCCAGCCGCTATCCGCGTCTCTACAGGGCATACCAGCTCAAGGAGGAGCTGCGCATCATCCTGAAGATGGGCTATGCCGATGCCAGGGAAAATCTGGACAGGTGGCTGTGGCGTGCAAGCCACTCACGCATCGGCTCAGTAAAGGATCTGTACGCAAAGATCAAGCGTAACTACGACGGAATCCTCAACACAATCAGGCTGGGCGTGTCAAACGCAAGGATCGAGGCGACGAACAACAAGATAAAGCTACTGATACGGACTGCCTATGGCTTCAGGAATATGAACAACATGCTGTCGCTGATAATGTTGAGCTGTGCCTATGTAGATGTAAAGATAGCCTACGAATGGGAATCGGAATCGAGAGAATCATCTAGCAAGGCAGCCTAAATGCTTCCACACATGTTGATGATGCCTCAAAAATTATATCTTAAAATGACTTGTCCCGTGCATCCTAATTAGGTATATTACGCCTAGGCATCCTCACGGATCAACGCCCGATCTAACAGTATATTAAAAGCTCGTCGCTCTTACGGTACAGTTTAGGCCCACGGCTCCCTGACTTGGCTTGACCATGCTTCAAAGCTTAAAAAGGTGGGAAAAACGAAATCCTGAGGCACTGCTATCTTTTTTAGAATAGTAGTATCGAGTGTTTCGCCGTGGAACGGATGCCATACTTTTTTTAGACAAGGGAAGGCTTCGCCCTCCCTAAAACCCTCCTGGGCAATCGCGAAAGCGATTGCGATTTTGGATTGAAGCCGAGGGGTAATTTTGACGGTCCCGCTTTCCTTGGAGCGGGACTTTTTTTAGGGTGCAGTTTTTTCTATGTTTTGGGGTATGATTAAGTCTATTTTTGCCGGCCTGATGATTAGCGTGGGATGCGTCAGCTTCCTTTCTGTCGACAACAAGATTGCAGGAACATTCCTGTTTTCCCTGGGTCTTTACACCATCATCCTGCTAAAGTTCGACTTGTTCACCGGCAAGGTGGGTTACCTTTCTACAAATCGCAACCTGGCTTACCTAAAGTATCTGGGCAAGGTCTGGCTGGGCAACCTGATCGGCACTACCGTTGGGGCAGCCACCGTTGCGGCCACACGCCTTACCATCAGCACAAGCGCTCTGGTTGCGGTCAAGCACAACGACAATTTGCTGAGCCTTCTGATCTTGGGAGTCTTCTGCGGTATGCTCATGTTCATCGCCGTCGAAGGCTACAAGCGCTGCGGCAACCCGCTGATTGTCGTATTGCCTGTCATGGGATTTATCCTTTGCGGTTTTGAACACTGTATTGCCGACATGTTCTACTTTGCCTTCGCGATTATCAAGGGCATTGCAGGCGGTATCGCGGGCGGGAACGTTGCGACCTTCGGCGGTGTTAGTGAAATTGGCAGCACCGTGCTTCGTCTCGCCGTTATCACCATAGGTAACCTGATCGGCGGTTGTCTGGTTTGTTACGCCAGCGTGAACATCAACAAAGAAGCTTAGTAAACAACCTAAATTTTATACAGGAAAGGCCCGCATTTTCGCGAGCCTTTTTTTTAAAGATTGCATTTTTACACTGCAATTTTTATAAAAATTATCTGGAATTTTTCCTGTCCAGTTTTGCAAAGATTCCTGCAAGAACCGTACCGCTAATGGAATGGTAGGCACAGCTGATAGCGCAGGGAACCACACACAGGGCGGCTTCAGGATGGGCCGCAATATTTTCGGGATTGGCGAAAAATCCAGCAGCGAGGACGGTAGCCATTCCCGCATTTTGCACGCCAACTTCAATAGCGACGGTACGCTTCTTGGCGGTATTGAACTTAAGAATGCGACCTACACTGTAACCCAGCACATAGCCCAACGCATTATGGCAGAACACCACCGCAAGCACCAGCAGTAAAAGGGTTATACCGTTTGCCAGCAAGTGAGGGCGAACCGTCACGATGACGCCACCCACAATAAGCGCAAGTCCAATGACACTGACGCTTGGCATGTTGGCCTGCAGTTCCTTGAATCCGTCGCGATGTCCAAAAAAGTGATTGCAGAGAAAACCGATCATCACGGGGCCGATGGTCACATAGAGAATGTTCAGGAACATGCCCACTGCATTCACGTTGATGCTGGTGTCTGCAAGCCACAAGACCAGCAGCGGCGTCATGACGGGAGCGAGCAAGGTGCTGACGGTCGTCATTCCCACGGAGAAAGCCACATCGCCCTTCGCCAGGTAGCTCATCACATTGCTGGAGACGCCACCGGGGCAGCAGCCCACCAGAATGATACCTACAGCGAGATACGGATCCAGTCCGAAAACTTTCGTAAGGCACAGGGCAACCAGCGGCATGATGGTGTACTGAGCCAAGGCGCCAGCGCAAATGTCCAGCGGGCGCTTCGCCAGGTTCTTGAAATCCTCAATGCGAAGGGTCAAGCCCATGGACAGCATGATGATTCCGAGAATCACGGAAGAAACATTTCCACGCACCCAGGCGAAAGTGACAGGAGCAAAGAAGGCAACCACCGCGCAGGCGATTACAAAGAGAGAAGTAAAGGTGGAAAGAAAACGGGTCACCGCCCTGATTACTTTAAGCATGGCCCAAATATAAAATGGTTCCGTCTTACTTGCAAGCCACGAATTTCTGGAACCGGATTAGCATTTTCAACATTCGTTCATCCAGGCGGTTGACGGTCTCCTGCTGGATTTCTACAGGAATGCCGTAGACAGCTTCGGCCATGGCGCAGGCGATACAGCAGAGGGTATCGCTGTCGCCGCCCAACGAAACAGCCAGGCGGGCTACTTCCTCGAAGGAGTTCCCTTCACGGAAGGCGCAGAAGGCCTGAGGCACCGTATTCTGGCAGGATTCATCCATATGGTAGGTGGGGCGGATCTTGTCGCAGGTCATCTTGCTGATGGGGTATCCGTAGGTACGTTCCACATAGTCGAGGATTTCCTCCTTGGACTTACCTGCACGACCTAGGAAAATGGCGGCGGCCACGGCCTTGGCGCCCTTGATTCCCTCGGGATGATTGTGAGTGACGCGGGCAGAAACCTCGGCAAATTTTTCCACATCTTCCAGAGTATCGTAAGCCCAGCCCACCGCAGAAACTCGCATGGCGGAACCGTTTCCCCAGCTGTTGTAGGGCTTTGGATTCCTGTCTACCAGCCAGTAACGGAAATTTCCACCGTAGCCTGCATAGGGGAATGCCTGCCCCCACTTTTGCATGGAAGCGACCATAGCCTTTTCGGTCTTTTCAAGGTCGGGTTGACCGCCCACAGGTTGACCGCCCGCGAATCCAGCCATTACCGCTTCCGCCACAGCCACCGTCATGACGCTGTCATCGGTCCATTCCGACGCACGATTGAACAGCGGGAATTCCGTGGTCTTGATGTTGTTGCAGTCAAATTCGTAGGGAGCCCCGATAGTATCGCCAGCGATAGCCCCCAGAAGGCAGGTGTCCTTTTTTAAACTTAACTTCGGCGCTTTATTTTCCATTTCGCCCCAGCAAATGTTACTCGCAGCCTTGCGGAAAATTTCCTTCATTTTCTTTTCTTGTTCTGTCATAAAGACTCCTTTTCCCTCTTTATCGTTTTAAAACCAGCTTTTGTAAAGCCCGCATGATGCAGGCGCCAGCATTAATTGTTACACCGTAAATGTAACCGAAAAGAAAGAGGACAAGGTCGCCTGGAAAGCGACAGAAAAATGGTCCAGGAATTAATGAGTCACTTCAATCACATTCTTATTGGGCTGCCGCTGGGCGTAATATCCTTCCAGGATCTGCAGGATGGATTCCTTTTCCCGCAGGACAAGGCGACGATGGCTCATGTAAAACTGCTGGGCAGAACAGCCCTTCAAAAATTGAATCTGCTGGTAAAGCAACTGCACGTTGTAAAAATCGGGACCGTTATGATTTACCGTAGGGTAAGTGGAATCTCCCAGGAAAGCGATAGCGTCACGGGACTGCTCGCCGCAACAATCGCAATCGGGTACATCGTCGCCTACAGTGAGCATCAGGGAACCTTTGGCGTGACTGCTGGGAATTGGCTCAATGCAAATCTTTAAACCATCTTCAAACTGCAAGGGCGACTCAACAACCTGAGTGCCGCTGCGGGCGCGAATGTTTTCATCGCAATGGCGGAAGGTCTCACGTCCAACGAAAAGGTTGTCGAAGGAGACCCGCGAAAGGTTGAAGAAATGGTCCCGATGGAAATGGGAAATGACGATATTTTTCTTGAGTGGGACAGCATCTTGATGCAAGCGCGGCGCAGTTCCCTCAAGAAGTTCTCCCACAGAAACATCGCAAGGCAAATTGTTCACAAAATCTGCGGCCTCATCCGAGGCGCCAACATCAAAAATCCACCAAGCGGTTTCCCCACGGATGGCATAAACATCCGCACTCAACGGCCCCTTTTCGCTAGGGTTCGATGCTGGCAGATGAAGGATTCTTGATTGCAAATCGCGGAACATGATTCTCAAATGTAACTATTTAGAATGCGCAGCAAACTTTTTGGAGATTTTTTGTCACCAAAGACATCCTTTTAGAAATTTAGTGACACAAAACACAGAACACATCCAGCCACGGCTATTTAAACCGGGGCTTCAAGAAAGTGTGTGGGTAGCCCAGCACTCCAAACCAGCAACAAATGCCAGATTTGCAACATGCAATTCAGCATGTCGTTCATGAAATAGTGCGCGTTGCGGTAAGCGATAAGCCCACCATCGCGATACCTGCGGACGGTGCTGTCGAACTGGGCGTTGAGATCTTCAAGTTTAAGTGGTTGCATAGTTATTATCGGAGTCACTTTTTCAAAGAATATGTCCTATTCTTGTTCGCTCCGTTGGAGACAATTTTGCCTTCTTCTACAAGTTCTGTGATATAGTCCTTGGTACGAGAAATCTTCAAACCAATAACATCTGCAATTTCTTGAGACCGGGCTTCTTCGTGTTCAGCAAGGTATTCGACAATCATTTTCTTGAAATTTATCGCCGATTTATCGCCGATTTTTGAATTCTGTCGGCGATAAAAGTTCACTCGAAATATGTCTCCGATTTCGGTGAATTCAGGGAGAGCTACGCCGTATTCCTGACACATCGTATTAATTCGCTGGAAACCGGACCCCCATCCTTCGAGAACATGAACCTTTTCCAAAGTGCGGGCAAGAGTCTTGTTACGGACGGACGAGCGGCCACTCAAGGCCTCTTCCAAAGTCAGCGTTCCGTAAAGAGTGCCTGGCGAAGAAATCTCCACACGTTCGTTGCCTTGTCATGCGAACGACCTGCAAGCAGGTGCAAGTTTTCCAAATCAGCCTTTGTGATTTTTCGTTTGGAACGTTTTGAAAAATCCTTGCATAGAAAATCTATATCGGCATCGGTCGCCTTGAGCGAACGATACGGAAGTTCATCGTAAGAGATGTTTTTTCCGCGATTTTCAAGTTCACTAAGGGCCGCCAAATCAGCGTTGCGAATGGTTGCCGAGGAGACATTAGCCATCCTTAGGTCTGTCAATTAACCCCGATTCCAATTCGTTGATTGTCGGAATTAAGCCTTCAACTTTTGCAGGGTATAATTTTTCAAGTTCAAAATCTGAAATACCTATTGGCTGGTTGCTCGATTCCAACGCATATTGGGCTAACAAGCGATCTTTACTCTTACAAATAAGCAGACCAATTGTAGGGTTATCCTCTTCACGCTTTAAAATGTGATTTGCGGAAACAACATATCCACCTAATTGACCTACATCTTGAAAATCGAATTCACCCATCTTAACTTCGATGACGACATAACATCTAAGAGTAAGGTGATAGAATAGCAAATCAATAAATTTTTCTTTTTTTCCGACCTGCAGCCTGTACTCCTTGCCCACATAGGCAAAACCAGACCCCAGCTCTATCAAGAAATTAGTGATATTGGAAAGTAAAGCCGACTTTAACTGTTTTTCGTTATACTCCTTTGTCACGCCGGCAAAAGCGAAACTATAAGGGTCCTTTGTAATTTCTTTCGCAAGATCGCTAGTTGGAGATGGTAATGTCTTCGAAAAATTGGTAATCGCCTTGCCCTGTCGCTCATATAGGTTTGAATCGATCCAATTCATAAGCGAAGAACGGCTCCACCCATTTTCAACAATCTGCCCTACAAAGAAAAGCGCTTTGGGCGGATTGTCAGAGAATTTATCAATGAGCAAACGATGGTGGCCCCATGGTACTTTAGGCAATTCTTCCGCAACTTGCGGAAATATTTGCGGATACAATTCTTCCGCAACTTGCGGAAACAATTTCTTGGGATCCGAATAAAGCTGATAAAATCGCTTTGCATATCTCAAATTCCCTTCTGTCAGCCCCTCCGCATCTGGTAATAACTTTCTTAAATCGCGGCTAAGAGTGGCATAAAATTTGGTGCCATACTTATTATCTATCTGCTTTTCGAAGATGTCCTTTCCCAACGCTATAATAAAATTTCAACTGCTCCGAATTGATGTGAACAGAAGCCTTGATCAAATAGCTTTTATATCTTGATGACAACTGTTAGACCCATTCAAGATAATCCTTATCGAGAATGGTTAAAGATTGTTTTTGCCCGTTTTCACTTTTTCTACTCATGCAAGACCTCTCGCCCTAAATATACTCACAATCAGATGTCACAAAATGTCAAACCGGCGTTTCCCCTAAAAAACGCGCTTTCTCGTCTAAAAAATCGCCGTTTTTCGTTCAATTTCGTCAATTTTCGTCTAAAACTCGTCTAAGTTTCGTCTGTAAATTAGCTATTTAGACGGGCGGGGGGAATAGATTGAAGTGTTACTCATTTTCCGAGGCTTTTCAATTCCTTCCTGTCTTTATTCTTCCAGAAGGTGAGACCGTTTCGGGCGCCTCCGGCAACGAACGCAGCCGCCATTGACGGGACCACGGGGTGGCCCAGCCGTTCGTCGTTGTGCGCGACGGGCTGATTTGCTGGATGCAACGCAAGGCAGAAACGCTGGCCGAAGAAACGATTCCATCCACCTCGATTCCATCGGAACAGATTTTTCCTTCGAAATGCGTCTTGGGTTTGCCCTTCGGACCATAATCGAAATGAACAATATCGCCTACATTCAAAAGCCCCGCCTTCACAATCTCGTACAAAGCGTTGCTCTTGTCTGTTGTCTTCAAGGACTCCTTTTCCTGCGTCAATTCCAAATCCGGGAAGTCGTAAAGCACCTCACCCTTGCCGTTCATATATTTTTCGATATGCTGAATCTGCACATCGACCTTCTGCATCGAAGCCCATTCCTCAAGGTCGCTCGGGGAATAGTCTATCGGCAAAGAGACAATCGGGGCCTTTTCCAGAATCTTCTGGACAAAACCGTGCACATGGATTTGCTGGATTTTCAGGTCGGATTCAAGAAGCTTCGAGAACTCCTTCTTTTTTCCGATTTCTGCAATGCAAAGTTCCGTAATCTTGTTCTTCGTCTCGCGATTCATCACCGCGTTTTCCCAACCACACCAGAAATCCGGATCAAACTTTTCGGCAGCAAGATGGAATAGTCACCGAAGAGAAGCTTGAAGTTGCGGACGACAACCTTCTCGACCTCTTCTTCGGTCTTGAACTGATCTTTGGAACAGAATGTGCCGGAGGAAGTAAGAAGCATGGTGACTCCAATCAAAATTTTCGTCTATAAAATGTCGATTTTTGCATAATTTCGTCATTTTTGCCTAAATCTTGTTTAAACATCGTCTACTTGCTTGATTTTTTTATTTAAAAAATCCTATTGACAAACAATCATCACAAACCTATATTTACATTATCTCGTCTACCAGTTGTAGAAGGAGTTTCTGGAGACGTTCCGCCAAACGGAACGTCTTCTGCTTTTTTGTACATACGGTAATGCTTCAATTGTTTTTGAAGAGAGTGATCATATTCCAGATAAAACGCTGTAATCAATAAGCAATAGTATTCTCGCTTTTCAAGAACAACCAGAAATCGCTCTTCTTCAAACAGAAAATGAAAACGCTTTGTTGACTTGTATGGTTCTTCCCAATACTTGATGCCATCGCATTTTTCGACACAACGGGCCTTACATTGATAATTCTCTATAAATTTTCGAATCCAGTGTAAACGTTCGCAGCGTCTGAAATCGGGTTCACGATTTTGAACGTTCTCGTAGTTCTTGCATGTGAAATGAACAAAAGACTCTTCGTAGCCATCTATTATAGGAGATTTCCGAACTTGGACTTTCAGACCTTGAAAAAACAAATCGTTTGACCAAAAATCTTTTTTGTAGGTACAATAAAGGGAAGCTTCGTATTCTTTATACGAGGCAACGGTAAACGAAGTTTGCGGAAACTCGTTTAATTCAGGAAGCCAACAATTATTCCTGGTCATTACGAGATTTCCACACAAACAAATTCAACTTATCCTCACGAAGGAGGGTGGATTTTTGCAAAGTATATCCTGATCTTTTTTGAATAAGCTCTATAATCCTCCTTTTGGCCACACTCCGTTTTTCAGAATCACCAAAAACTCTATTGTTATAGCCAAAGGCTCCTGTTAAAACATCTGTAATTTGCATTATTTGAACTTCATCAGACCTTATAGGTTTCACCTGCTTAATAATTCTCTTTGAAAAATCATACATTGAATTGGAAATCACACTCCAAAGTTTTTTAGCCCTTTCCGCTGAATGCGTATCCTTTATATCAATAAAAATATTGTATGTATCTGTCGGAACAAGCATGGCCTTCAACATGCTAAAATACATCTTGTAATACCACTCATCATGAGTCTGGTTGAACATTTGGTGGTTCAATTTCTTTTTGTCGGGAATCAAGAGTCCTCTAAAATGTAAATCCGTTTCATCAAAAAAATACTCCATCAAGTCTATATAGACCTGAATTTTGGAAGGTGAGATTTTTGTCCACTTCAATTCAGCCTGCACAGGAACATTGTTGCGAATCTTTATTTCCTTTATTCGTCCGTTAATCTGGTGCCGTTTTTCCTTTGGACACCACACGCCCCCTAGAACCATGACATTGCTATTGTCATGTTCCAAATGGCAGCTTTCATCACAATAGAAATTGTATTCAGTCATACATTCTTCCTCTGATCGTTAAAATAGGTTATTCAGCGGGCGAGGGCAATAGATTGAAGCGTTACTCATTTTCCGAGGCTTTTCAATTCCTTCCGGTCCTTATTTTTCCAGAAGGTGAGGCCGTTTCGGGCGCCTCCGGCAACGAACGCAGCAACCATTGACGGGGATTCGCATTCGACAATTCTGGGAATGCTTATATAAATGGGTTGCTAACAAGATAAACCTCCTTATTAATCTTCCCCAAAGTCTTCGTCTTTTTCGCAAAAACGAACGTATTCATTTAAGTACTTCATCGGGAATGGTATGACGGTATATTGTCCGTTTCTCACGAATTCCACAGATAACATATGTTCAAGTTCATTAAAGAATATTGGGCCTCCCTTATTTACGCCGTTCTTGTTCCATGAAATCACATCACGAATAACGCAGGACGTAGGAAGATTACTCTGCAACGCCTCCTTTTTCTTTCCAACGAAATACTTGAATTGACCATCAAGTGTTATTGACTTTATTCCAAGGAATGAATTGAAATTTTTATAGAGATTATCCCCGCTTTTCATTTGACCGTGCAAAAGAACAGGGTTTCCATCTTCAGAAGAAACATCATAAAGCCAGTAAACAAAATCGCTTATAATTTTCTTCTTAATTAGCGAATGTTTTTTTCCCTCTGAATCATACATGTTCAAGACATCTTTGTATGAGAGTTCCTTATCAAACGAGTTATGAATATTTTTCCTTAGGTCATTCAGTTCATTCTGCTGTTTATCAGTCAAATTCTCATGTATTTCAATAAAATCATCTAGATAATTTTCAAGACGATTCTTATCAATTTTATTTTCACTATCAGACAGCGAAAGCGTCCTTAAAATTTCTTCAACATCAAGCAAAGTGAATTGCTTAGTTTTATAGATGACATTTATGTTGTTTATGTCGTTGTATACGATACATTCAATGCCCGAAGATTTGTTCTTAAAGCCTTTGTTGTAATATCCAAAGATTCGATCCAATACATTCCACTCATCATTTTCCGGATATTCCCGGTTGTCAAAAACATCAAAATTTAATTTTCCATCAGTACAAATTTTCATTTTATAATAGCGAAAACTATTGCACCGCTTTGCCTCATTCCATTTCCCTTTTCCACATTTTACAAACGTCCATTCCTTTGGTTCATTCCAATTCACAAGTGTAATCTGACGATTAACAACATCGCCTTTAATAATGAGTTCTTGCACTATATTGCGCATTACATCTTTTAGTGTATCGGAATTGACCTTTTCAGCAGAGTTTTCTACCGTGATATGTTGAATAATTTCGTTTTCAGAAAAAAGATTGTGCTGATCTTGAGGCTTGTTGAACTCGTTAAAAAGATTTAGTGAAGCGGCCTCTTCTGCAGTCGCATACTCATCAGATTCTTTATCGTGAATAATTTCAATGATGTATTTTCCTTTTTCACGATTATCCGGAACAGATTCCACGCCATATTCAGACTTCAAAAAATTCACAATCCGCGATTGCATTTCCTTAGCATCGGTTCTATTTGGAATTGTATTTACGACACAAATTCCATTCTTATTTACAAAGGTTCCATAATCATAGTTTTCGTAATTAATTCGTTTCTGTTCACAATTTTCATAATTCATAAATGGAATCTGTTCAATAGTGATGAAATCGGAAAGATTCTCTTTCACATCTTCAAGGAACGTTGCAATAATTCCGGCCTTTGACTTTCTATAGTTATCTCTGGACAAAAAATCCAAAAACTTTTTTCTTGGTCCCTTTTTACTTAGAGCGCCCTGGTCGAAGAAATATTGACCTTTCTTTAAATCAGAATGAAGTTTTCGACGAAATTCTCCAGTTTCTTCATCAAAAAGGAACTTCGGTTCAACATTTCGTTTGCCGTATTTTTTTAAAGCATTGACTTCGGAAAAGGTTTCTGTATTGGCTTCCAAAAAAATTGAATTTAAAGCAGTAAAAAAACGGATTCTCAGAAACTCAATTGTTTTTGCATTTGGTTTAATGACAGGTGAATAATACAATTTACCAGTAATGTTGTTATATGCAAATATATCGCTTGAACGATTCTTAAGCGAATTCACCAGCAACTGTGCAAGTTCAACATCCTTAATTCCTTCTTTGGAGGTTTCATCTTGACAAAAAAGGTCCACCTCATTTGCGACCGCAGAATCATCCTTTGCCTGAATTTCTTGTTTAAACTTGTCAAAGTTGACATTACCCTTATTAAACATGGCAAACCATCGTGTTTTTTGATAATATGCGACGGATTGTGCCTTAAATTGTTCAGCAGGCAAGTCTAAAACATTCTCTTTCAAAAAGAGATCCTTTGTTGCAATCTGGTACACGACAAATTTTTCATCTACCTTCTTGCGGTCAATTTCAACCTTAATATTATTCGTGTAAATCGGAAATTTATTTCCGTCAAGATTATTTGCCATTGTGGACCTCTTCTATAAGCATCTTGATTGCAGATTCATTCGGCATCCCCTTCTCATCAATAAGCCAGGGAATCTCTATGATTTTGCCATCTTTATCAGACGATATTACCGATTCGCCTTCTTTTATAATGTTAATCACATAAGCTTTTTTAGCTCCAATCGTATTCAACTTCTTTTCGATTTCAGAATGGAATCGTTCTGTACTCTTTGCAACCGTTCTTTTCCAATGTTTGAAATCTACATACACCCCATCGATGAGCATAAAATCAAAAAATTCAAAATTTGCAGGATCTTCAATTTCCTTCAATGTCAAATTCAATTCTTGTTCAAGAATGAATCTTCCTGCGATTTCTCCAAGAGCACCCTTATAAATGTTATTGAATAGAACAGGAGAAAGAATTAAATCATCTTTTCCGAATTCCGTGGCATAGTGCATTTTTTCAAAATGTTTCTTCATTCCACTATATAAGAAGAATTGCTGCAATCTTGCAGATTTTTCGCTCACATGGCCAATATTTCGAGCGTATTCTTCATCAAGTCCCTTCTCAAAATCGGAACGATCCTTAAACAAATTGACAATTATTCCTGAAAAATCGCCTTTCTGCGCATAATAGTAATTGGATCTATTTTCAAAATTTTGAATATAGTAGTCGCCCAAGATATGATCTTTTTCAGCCAAGTTACTTGGTGCCGTAGGATGTCTAAGTGT
The window above is part of the Fibrobacter sp. UWH6 genome. Proteins encoded here:
- a CDS encoding ADP-ribosylglycohydrolase family protein; amino-acid sequence: MTEQEKKMKEIFRKAASNICWGEMENKAPKLSLKKDTCLLGAIAGDTIGAPYEFDCNNIKTTEFPLFNRASEWTDDSVMTVAVAEAVMAGFAGGQPVGGQPDLEKTEKAMVASMQKWGQAFPYAGYGGNFRYWLVDRNPKPYNSWGNGSAMRVSAVGWAYDTLEDVEKFAEVSARVTHNHPEGIKGAKAVAAAIFLGRAGKSKEEILDYVERTYGYPISKMTCDKIRPTYHMDESCQNTVPQAFCAFREGNSFEEVARLAVSLGGDSDTLCCIACAMAEAVYGIPVEIQQETVNRLDERMLKMLIRFQKFVACK
- a CDS encoding bile acid:sodium symporter family protein: MLKVIRAVTRFLSTFTSLFVIACAVVAFFAPVTFAWVRGNVSSVILGIIMLSMGLTLRIEDFKNLAKRPLDICAGALAQYTIMPLVALCLTKVFGLDPYLAVGIILVGCCPGGVSSNVMSYLAKGDVAFSVGMTTVSTLLAPVMTPLLVLWLADTSINVNAVGMFLNILYVTIGPVMIGFLCNHFFGHRDGFKELQANMPSVSVIGLALIVGGVIVTVRPHLLANGITLLLLVLAVVFCHNALGYVLGYSVGRILKFNTAKKRTVAIEVGVQNAGMATVLAAGFFANPENIAAHPEAALCVVPCAISCAYHSISGTVLAGIFAKLDRKNSR
- a CDS encoding formate/nitrite transporter family protein, yielding MIKSIFAGLMISVGCVSFLSVDNKIAGTFLFSLGLYTIILLKFDLFTGKVGYLSTNRNLAYLKYLGKVWLGNLIGTTVGAATVAATRLTISTSALVAVKHNDNLLSLLILGVFCGMLMFIAVEGYKRCGNPLIVVLPVMGFILCGFEHCIADMFYFAFAIIKGIAGGIAGGNVATFGGVSEIGSTVLRLAVITIGNLIGGCLVCYASVNINKEA
- a CDS encoding ATP-binding protein, with the translated sequence MSGRSSVRNKTLARTLEKVHVLEGWGSGFQRINTMCQEYGVALPEFTEIGDIFRVNFYRRQNSKIGDKSAINFKKMIVEYLAEHEEARSQEIADVIGLKISRTKDYITELVEEGKIVSNGANKNRTYSLKK
- a CDS encoding transposase; the protein is VHEGYGKEVLDIFMRELSEEQRKGVELVTCDGAKWIRSSIEEFLPNAERCVDSFHVVQWATDALDKVRVEAWREARKERCNPKRGRGRPTKDSVPKDRTAEGIKNSRYALGKAPENLNESQQRKIELIASRYPRLYRAYQLKEELRIILKMGYADARENLDRWLWRASHSRIGSVKDLYAKIKRNYDGILNTIRLGVSNARIEATNNKIKLLIRTAYGFRNMNNMLSLIMLSCAYVDVKIAYEWESESRESSSKAA
- a CDS encoding DUF3800 domain-containing protein; this encodes MTEYNFYCDESCHLEHDNSNVMVLGGVWCPKEKRHQINGRIKEIKIRNNVPVQAELKWTKISPSKIQVYIDLMEYFFDETDLHFRGLLIPDKKKLNHQMFNQTHDEWYYKMYFSMLKAMLVPTDTYNIFIDIKDTHSAERAKKLWSVISNSMYDFSKRIIKQVKPIRSDEVQIMQITDVLTGAFGYNNRVFGDSEKRSVAKRRIIELIQKRSGYTLQKSTLLREDKLNLFVWKSRNDQE